One genomic region from Branchiostoma lanceolatum isolate klBraLanc5 chromosome 7, klBraLanc5.hap2, whole genome shotgun sequence encodes:
- the LOC136438969 gene encoding 5-oxoprolinase-like isoform X2, whose amino-acid sequence MLKKMSTNAAMKKLFQFAIDRGGTFTDVYARCPGGKTRVMKLLSEDPANYPDAPLEGIRRIMEEETGIPMPADQPLDPSLIGWIRMGTTVATNALLERKGERMALVITQGFQDLLHIGNQSRPNIFDLEIVIPDVLYEEVVEVKERVILEQESCQLDKPHNLQTVTGTTGEKLHVWEQLDEVQLRADLQAVLDRGIRSLAVVLMHSYTFSGHEQKVGQLAREMGFHQVSLSSEVMPMFRIVPRGYTACADAYLTPHIKRYLASFGGGFQGGLENTQVLFMQSDGGLTPMDKFNGSHAILSGPAGGVVGYGMTTFDKETQQPVIGFDMGGTSTDVSRYAGEYEHVFETTTAGVTIQAPQLDINTVAAGGGSRLFFRSGLFVVGPESAGAHPGPVCYKKGGPLTVTDANLCLGRLLPEYFPYIFGENEDQPLDKPATMTAFSNLTQEVNDFQASQSNGTKKEPMTMEEIAMGYIQVANEAMCRPIRALTQAKGHDTSQHVLACFGGAGGQHACAIAKSLGMSTVFIHRYAGILSAYGMALADVVHEAQEPCAVNYIKDNFSLLDQRIAALRQTCIKELKTEGFTEDEIETEAFLHLRYDRTDCALMCSSHGYPPSTNTCGEGDFEKSFTDRYMREFGFTIPGRPIRVDDIRVRGVGQTGIRDHHMIRPSGHTPRVELVTKCYFDNRYHDTNVYLLDDLSCDHDIHGPAILIEKNSTIIVEPDCSASITPEGDVKIAVGTAGKKRIGTGLDAIQLSIFSHRFMSIAEQMGRILQRTAISTNIKERLDFSCALFGPDGGLVANAPHIPVHLGAMQETVQYQLRQLGEDIHRGDVILSNHPSAGGSHLPDFTVITPVFYKGEERPVFFVASRGHHADIGGITPGSMPAHSKSLSEEGAVFKSFKLVENGKYMQEALTERLMAPGRIPGSSGTRNLHDNLADLQAQVAANQKGIKLVQELIDAYGLDVVQAYMGYIQNNAEVAVRDMLREIAQETKARTGTTQLFAEDHMDDGTPLVLNVSIDEKKGTAVFDFSGTGPEVFGNTNAPRAITSSALIYCLRCMVAHDIPLNQGCLKPVKIQMPHNCILNPSDTAAVVGGNVLTSQRVVDVILKAFHICAASQGCMNVTSFGEANTGYVETVAGGHGAGPTWDGRSGVHVHMTNTRITDPEIVERRYPVILRRFHLNHGTGGKGQYCGGDGVLRELLFRRPVMFTILSERRAFQPYGLNGGEPGSRGVNLIIYKDGRVVSLGGKASIDMHPGDCFQLQSPGGGGYGDPALRDPREPATKRRKRDEVASHHYQQRGSVYAYKLTQESA is encoded by the exons ATGCTGAAGAAGATGTCCACAAACGCGGCGATGAAGAAGCTGTTCCAGTTCGCGATAGATCGCGGCGGCACGTTCACGGACGTGTACGCGCGGTGTCCGGGAGGGAAGACCAGAGTCATGAAGCTGCTGTCCGAGGACCCCGCCAACTACCCCGACGCCCCGCTGGAGGGGATCAGGAGGATCATGGAAGAG GAAACAGGTATCCCCATGCCTGCTGACCAGCCCCTGGACCCGTCCCTGATAGGCTGGATACGTATGGGCACAACAGTGGCCACTAATGCACTACTGGAGAGGAAAGGTGAACGTATGGCGCTGGTCATCACACAAGGCTTCCAGGATCTGCTCCACATCGGCAACCAGTCACGCCCAAACATCTTTGATCTG GAAATTGTGATCCCAGATGTTCTGTATGAGGAGGTTGTGGAAGTGAAGGAGCGAGTTATTCTGGAGCAGGAGTCCTGTCAGCTAGACAAACCTCACAACCTGCAGACTGTCACTGGAACAACAGGAGAGAAG TTACATGTGTGGGAACAGCTGGATGAGGTACAGCTGCGTGCAGACCTACAGGCTGTACTGGACAGGGGCATCAGGAGCCTGGCCGTCGTCCTCATGCACTCCTACAC TTTTTCAGGCCATGAACAAAAGGTGGGCCAGCTGGCTAGAGAGATGGGTTTTCACCAGGTGTCCCTGTCCAGTGAAGTCATGCCCATGTTCCGTATTGTGCCCAGGGGTTATACAG CTTGTGCAGATGCATACTTGACTCCTCACATTAAGAGGTACCTGGCCAGTTTTGGGGGTGGTTTCCAAGGAGGCCTAGAGAACACACAGGTCTTGTTCATGCAGTCGGACGGAGGTCTCACCCCCATGGACAA ATTTAACGGGTCCCATGCGATCCTGTCCGGTCCAGCTGGAGGAGTGGTCGGTTACGGCATGACGACCTTCGACAAGGAAACCCAACAACCAGTCATAGGGTTTGACATGGGGG GTACATCTACAGATGTGAGCAGGTATGCGGGTGAATATGAACATGTGTTTGAGACCACTACAGCTGGGGTGACTATACAAGCTCCACAG CTTGACATCAACACAGTGGCAGCAGGTGGGGGTTCCAGACTGTTCTTCCGCTCGGGACTGTTTGTTGTTGGACCAGAATCAGCTGGGGCACATCCTGGGCCAGTCTGCTACAAGAAAG GTGGCCCCCTGACAGTAACTGATGCCaacctgtgtttggggagactCCTACCGGA GTATTTTCCTTACATCTTTGGGGAAAATGAAGACCAGCCATTGGACAAGCCTGCAACTATGACTGCCTTCTCAAACCTTACACAAGAG GTCAATGACTTCCAGGCCAGCCAATCAAATGGCACTAAGAAAGAGCCAATGACAATGGAGGAGATTGCCATGGGCTACATACAGGTGGCCAACGAGGCCATGTGTCGACCAATCAGGGCACTGACACAG GCCAAAGGACATGACACGTCCCAGCACGTCCTGGCCTGTTTCGGTGGTGCGGGAGGGCAGCATGCCTGTGCCATCGCAAAGTCTCTTGGAATGTCCACTGTTTTCATTCACAG GTATGCTGGTATCCTGTCTGCCTATGGCATGGCTCTGGCCGATGTGGTCCACGAGGCTCAGGAGCCATGTGCTGTCAACTATATTAAAG ACAACTTTTCACTGCTTGACCAGAGAATAGCAGCCCTCAGGCAAACCTGCATCAAGGAGCTCAAGACTGAGGGCTTCACAGA GGATGAGATCGAGACAGAAGCGTTCCTCCACCTGAGGTATGACAGGACAGACTGCGCCCTGATGTGTTCCTCCCATGGATATCCACCAAGTACCAACACATGCGGGGAGGGAGACTTTGAGAAGTCTTTCACAGACAG GTACATGCGTGAGTTTGGGTTCACGATCCCAGGACGACCTATCCGAGTGGACGACATCCGCGTACGTGGGGTTGGTCAGACGGGGATACGTGACCACCACATGATACGGCCCTCAGGTCACACACCTAGGGTGGAGCTG GTGACCAAGTGTTACTTTGACAACCGTTACCATGACACCAATGTCTACCTCCTGGATGATCTGTCATGTGACCACGACATCCATGGCCCAGCCATTCTTATCGAGAAAAACAG TACCATCATAGTGGAGCCTGACTGCAGTGCCAGCATCACTCCAGAGGGGGATGTGAAGATAGCAGTCGGCACTGCTGGGAAGAAGAGGATAGGAACAGGGCTGGATGCCATACAG CTCTCCATCTTCTCCCATCGCTTCATGAGCATTGCTGAACAGATGGGCAG AATCCTTCAGAGAACGGCCATATCCACCAACATCAAG GAGAGGCTGGACTTCTCCTGTGCCCTGTTTGGTCCAGATGGTGGACTGGTGGCCAACGCACCTCACATCCCTGTTCACCTGGGGGCCATGCAGGAAACTGTCCAGTACCAG TTGAGACAATTAGGAGAAGACATCCATCGTGGTGATGTCATCCTGAGTAACCACCCTTCTGCAGGGGGCAGCCATCTCCCCGACTTCACTGTTATCACTCCA GTTTTCTACAAGGGAGAAGAGAGACCTGTTTTCTTTGTGGCATCACGAGGGCACCATGCAGATATAGGTGGTATTACACCTGGCTCCATGCCTGCACACTCAAAGTCTCTCAGTGAGGAAGGAGCAGTGTTCAAGTCCTTCAAGCTGGTAGAGAATGGCAAATACATGCAGGAAG CCCTTACAGAGAGGCTGATGGCTCCGGGTCGGATCCCGGGCAGCTCAGGCACCAGGAATCTCCATGACAACCTGGCCGACCTGCAGGCCCAGGTGGCAGCCAACCAGAAGGGCATCAAACTGGTGCAGGAGCTGATTGATGCTTATGGGCTGGACGTGGTTCAGGCTTATATGGGTTACATACAG AACAATGCTGAGGTGGCAGTGCGGGACATGCTGAGGGAGATTGCCCAGGAGACCAAGGCCAGGACTGGCACGACGCAGCTGTTTGCTGAGGACCACATGGACGATGGCACTCCCCTGGTCCTGAACGTCAgcattgatgaaaaaaag GGAACTGCAGTGTTTGACTTCAGCGGGACTGGTCCCGAGGTGTTTGGGAACACCAACGCACCCCGAGCTATCACCTCGTCTGCACTCATCTACTGCCTCAGGTGTATGGTAGCACATGACATTCCACTCAACCAG GGTTGTTTGAAGCCAGTCAAAATCCAGATGCCGCACAACTGCATCCTCAACCCGTCAGAcactgctgctgttgtggggGGGAACGTGCTGACCAGCCAGAGAGTAGTGGACGTCATCCTCAAGGCCTTCCACATCTGTGCTGCCTCGCAG GGTTGCATGAATGTGACCAGCTTTGGCGAGGCCAACACTGGATACGTGGAAACTGTGGCAGGGGGCCATGGGGCT GGCCCAACATGGGACGGCAGAAGTGGTGTTCATGTCCACATGACCAACACCAGGATCACCGACCCAGAGATTGTGGAGAGGAG GTACCCGGTGATCTTGAGAAGGTTCCACCTGAACCATGGAACAGGGGGTAAGGGTCAGTACTGTGGAGGGGACGGTGTGCTGAGGGAACTCCTCTTCAGAAGGCCAGTCATGTTTACCATCCTGAGTGAGAGAAGGGCCTTCCAGCCATATGGCCTTAATG GAGGAGAGCCAGGTTCCAGGGGGGTGAACCTGATCATCTACAAGGACGGGAGAGTTGTCAGTCTGGGAGGAAAAGCAAGCATCGACATGCACCCCGGG GACTGTTTCCAGCTGCAGTccccagggggaggggggtacggTGACCCCGCCCTGCGGGACCCCAGGGAACCTGCGACCAAACGTCGCAAGAGAGACGAGGTGGCCAGTCACCACTACCAGCAGAGGGGCAGCGTGTACGCCTACAAACTCACTCAGGAGTCTGCATAG